A window of Heliangelus exortis chromosome 15, bHelExo1.hap1, whole genome shotgun sequence genomic DNA:
AGTGCAATTCAGCCTCCTGCATTTTACTTTATTCTCTTTGTAACTTCTTAATCATAGTCACAGGTGCCTAAGAAAGAGACTCAGTTGATTTGTAACTCATCTAGTGATAAATGTCTATTCAGATGGATTAAAACCCCTGGTTTCccttcagtatttttcagtctCAGCAGTAATCTATTCCAGGCATATTCCAAAACCTAAGGGAATACAGTGCCCTGGTGCTGTATTATACTAGAGACATATGTATCTctatttttcacctttctttctcctgtcaTTTTGATGATGCTACAAGGCTCCTGTTTAACCTCAAGTGATAACAGGTTGAAGAGTTGGTCAGTGGTTGCAGTTGAATAAAACAGTGAGTTatgataaatggaaaaaaaaaaaaaaagaaatgagtcCATGACAGGGGCTGTAACTTGAGTTCATGCCAGTGGTTTGACAGAGGGAGATCTCCAACCAAGACAGTGGTTACTTTTTTATCACTGTGGGTGTGTGAGTCTGTGGAGGGTTGCCTGGAGATGAATGTTGCTCATTCCCTGTAAGAGAATTAAAAGTGTCTGGAGCAAGAAGCATAAAAATTGGATTCCCACCCTCCTCACACCTGTATGACCCACATCAGCCACCTCTCAGCTACTTAATTTGTCACACGTGCTTCCCCTGCATTGCATTCTGAGGCCCTCCTGAACACTAACAAAGTTTGAGGGAGAAACTTTGGCCAGGAAATGCTTTCCCATGAAGCCTGGATTTGGGAAGTCTTTGCCTGTGCTTGCTGACTTTGAGCTGTCATACAACCTTTGGATCAACTCGGAGCTTTTTCACTACAGTCTATAAACAAACAATATGTGGCATTCAGGAGGCTCCTGAGTGTTGCTGAAGCTTCACAGATTTCATCCTCTGTGAGTAGATAAAAAGtgtcttttcttgaaaaattataGGTATAcatttgtattatttctgtTGAACATATGATGCTATCTCTGCTAGTGTAATTTACAGCTTAATATCCAGGATGGGTGGtggtaaaaatttaaaatctgaattggAGGGACAAAAAAGTAGTTGCATGGATACTGAACACTGAAGCCCTTAGGAGCAACAACTTGAACAGATCTGTGAATATACAGCAATCCTGGGCAACAACTCTGATTTGGTATCTAATGTATCTGTTGGGGTGGGGAAATGGAATATCTGCTGCCACAAACAGAAGCTGTTGCAGTCTTCCAgactttttattaattttaggcttttttttttttttttttttttttttttttttaaacagagctatattttcagtactttttcctccctccaggtcttatttttgcaaaattttttcctgaaactaTGTATGGACCCCACAACAGCTGCTGGGATGTGAGGATAATTTAACCCATCCATTGCTTTGAAGGTGGACTGTGTGCTAAGGATTTGTGGCAGGTAATCCTTGTGACTTTTTCTGGGTAAGGAAAAATTGGCTCTGTGTAGTTACGGAGAGCAGTAAATATCAGCCAGCACAACAAAATGAGAGATACACCAGCACAGATTCCATTGAATTTCTTGCACATTATCTGGTAAGTTTATTCATCTCTACTAATATATTGCATCATATTGCATGATAAAACAGAGCTTTTTAAGCTTCAAATTATATTCAGTGCAATAAGAtagaatttatattttcaaaatatatgtAATATGTGAGAAGAAAAGTCACCTACTCTCTGTGATTAGCAGTGCCATCCAGTGCTTTACTATATAGCTTTATAATACTGTGATACTGATAGCtttattcatatatttaaatGATGAACACTTGGTTAAACTTGTCTCAGTTCCAGAAGAGAGAATAAATATGAGTTCTAAAGTAGCCTTAATTGATGGTGAGGCTATGTCACAGTTTTATAAAGAAAGGATTAGTGATTTTCCTAGTGCAGCAAGAAGGTAGCATTTCAGTTTATGGCAACTTTTTGGGTTTTAACAACTGGATATTATCAGTacctccacaaaaaaaaaaaaaaaaaatacaatgaaatttCCAGTCACaagaagagggaaaacagaTAATACACAAGATTCAATCACTAGCATGCtcccttttgttctttttaccGTTTCCTTTTAGTCTATTTTCTTCTAGTCCCTACTGCAAACGTACAAATCTCTGCAAGGCTGGAATCAGTCTACAGGCTGTTTAAATAACATTCAAATGTGAGAAGCAGTGATggtaaggtttttttaaaaagaatggaGTAAATTACTCCTCAACATAGCTATATTATTTTGAGAGTGAAATTACATCAAAGCAGCTCTTGAATCCCCTATTACAAGCGTTTTGAAatacttcagctttttttttttttttttttttttttttttgagcaaaaaCGGGTGAGAAAAAGGTGCAATGACTTAAAAGATGCATGcagacacaaacacagaagAATGAGCTGAGGAAACACTGAGCACAGTTGGAGTAGGACTTACTCTTAGCCCCATCAGATAGTACAGCACACTTATTACCCCCATGGGCATCACgtagaagagaaaggaagtgaTCTGGACAATGCAGTTGTAGATCCACATGGGCATGACTACTGTGCAGGTAGCAGAGCCAGGGACCAGGGTGCCATTGGGGAAGTACTGCAGCATGATGCCATGGGTGCCTGTGTTGGGGAGGGCGAAGAGGACAGAGAGCACCCAAAGCACCAGAATGGTCCTCAGGGCGCGTTTCCGAGTGCTCTCCAGCTTGGCACGGAAAGGATGGAGGATGGCGATGTATCTCTCCACGCTGACTGTGGTCACGCTGAGGATGGAGGCAAAACACACTGTCTCAAAGAGTGCAGTCTTGAAATAGCAACCAACAGACCCAAACAAGAAGGGGTAGTTGCTCCACATCTCGTAGACTTCCAGCGGCATCCCaaaaagcagcaccaggaggtCAGAGACGGCGAGACTGAAGAGGTAATAATTGGTTGGGGTCTTCATGTTCCGGTGCTTGAGGATGACCAGGCAAACTAAGAAGTTACCCACCACCCCAACAATGAAGATCAAGGTGTACACCAAAGCCATGGGCAAGAACAGGTGGCTCCTTCTGGGCCCACATAGGAAGGCTAAGTAATCCTCAGTGCTGTTCAAGTACCTTCTGAAATGTTCCTCATGTAGAGCAAAGTGATTAAACCAGGAGATATTGCTGATCCAAGCCATCCCTGGATCTTCTGAAATCTTTCACAACAGAGATGTGGTGTTCTTTAAGCTTCTCTCTGCTAGTTTGCTCACTTTTTACAGAGAGAGAAAGTAGGGGGGAGTTGCACAAAGCAAGTGAGAGATGTGAATGTGCTTGCCTGGCTCCAGTTAAGGTTTTGCTGCTGTAACAGCTGTTCCTCTGTGAGGAGTCCCTCAGCCAGAAGCCCCTCCTTTCACACATATTCATTGGCTCCCTAAGTGCAGTAGATTACAGAGTAAGAAAAGTGGTTCCAGCTATTTGTATCAGCTTCTGTAGCAGATGCATTTACAGGATCAGAAATGTGGGATTTCTGAAATATAGAGGATGTGAGACAAACTGCAAGATGTTTGTATTCATCAGAGGGTCTTAAAccagacacacaaaaagaaaaaaacaaagccttaAAACTCAGTCCAAAAAGCTTTTACAAAATTATATTGATGCTAGATCCTGTTACGAgccacaagcaaaaaaaaaaaaaaaaagttctggtgtaattttatttttcaaatctcTGCTGATTTGGTTTTTCGGCAGCAAGTACTTGTAAACAGAGTCTGATCAGGGCAAAGCCACCTGTTTTTATAACAGTTTATGTGAAATTAGGCTACTATAATGTTTCAGactatttaaaaaacactgttgttttatttcttagtgttttgtttgggttttttgtttttttgttttttttcctcctgaaatcTGACATAGGATTTTAATTGCTCCTTTTGTGGACAGCAAAATGTTTGCTGACTTTCCTGGTATGCTGGAACCCAATCCTATGTTAGAAAGCCTTATTTTGGGAGTATTTCTAAGGACTGTATTATTTCAAAGACGTGTTTCCTCTGGGATTAAATTTAGATGAATTTTTATAAACTCTTATTTCTTCCTGAATGACAATCATTCTGCAAATACGCTTTCTGAGCCAAAAATGTGTATCCCGCAAGGATGATGGCTGTGTCAAAATAGATCGTTTAGCTCCTTGATTTCTTACTGAATTTCTCTTACACAAGAGAACATCAGAGTGCATGGATAGCATCTTctgaaacccagaaaaaaagttCAGCTGTTTTAAATTGAAGAGGTGCAAAAGCTGAGGTTTAGTTTGGGGGGATTTTGTCAGTTCGAGGTGCAATTTGTCTGCCAGGTACCTCTCACTACCTCTCACTTTTAAATATCTTCCCCGTTCTTCTTGAAGACATGGAGGCTTTTTACATCTCTAATAAATATCTTTTGGGAAGGAGATCCTTGGGTTTCCTATTTATgtgatagatagatagatagatagatagatagatagatagatcTTTTCTGCTTGACTCTTTAGCTGAGTCTCCCTGGCTGCTAACCTAAGACTGGACATACTGGTTCACAACAGCAGCTGGAATGTGAGTCCTTGTTTTTCTAAGTATATTCAGTGTAACATTCAACATGCCATTAAATGCATAAATAGATTCTatatattttctctcccttcagGCTGGAGGATTGAGCTGCACTACGGTAACAGCTGGATCTGCAGTAGCCTTTCCATGCCCTCTTGCAAGTCATTTTGCAATTATCAAGGTCTTCTCAGGCAGATTTTCTGTGGCTGTGCATGACATCTGAATAAGAAGTGTGCTTCATGACTACCATACAAAATAGCAAGGAGGGCACCTCtctgcctggagcagctggagatcTCAAGGCAGTGCAGACACAGGACACTTCATTTTTGCCTAACTTTAGTCAttaaaaacagcaaatgaaTTTACGTGTATTTTCCAGGCTCCTACTTTGGTCAATAATGGAAAGAGCAACCTCATGGAAAGGATTTGGCCTAAGCCATAGCACCAGGTAAGAGACATGAAAAGGAggagtttattttttcctcttttctgcaggGGAAAAGTGGGTAATAAGGTGTAACACTAAGCTTGTTAGAAATCTGAGATTAATTCTGACCCCAATTTTATGCAGTCTTATACATCCTCCTCCTATCAGGACCAGTCTGAGAAGGATCCATGTACAGGTTTTGTCTTTGAGAAGCTGTTGGGCTGAAGGCAGAACTGGAGAGCAGACCAAGGGGAGGAGTGAGGGCAGCCCAGTGCTCAAATTCCCTGTTATCTAGCAGGCTGGGTACCTACAGTCATGGCCTTCAGCAATGGATTTCTTTGTTAATGTTGAGTCCAGAAATTAGTGGGAATTCTGTCCTCCCCTTTGAGTAAGCATTTTGTGCATTATTTGTGTGTCTATGCTGATGATTTTAAGAGGCAGTAGGTGGGAGGTAGGGACATGGTTCAGGCTTGACATGCAgcagaaagagctgaaaaaagagCTCAGGTACAGAAAATCTTGTCATATTGAATGTGTTCCTCATGACAAAGTGACTTGGTTTTACATGGGGGAAGATAAAAGGATTGTCATGGCAGAAAATGTATTGAAGTCAGAAGCACAGTACACAGTGAGTCAGATCATCTGAGTCAGGAGAGATCTGGTACTACAGGAACCAGGTTTACACAGGAAGAACCAGGCTATTCAGCATCCCTCTGGGGCTTTCCGTGTTTATTACAGTACTGATGCTTCTCTGCAGCCTCATCCACTCCCTGTGGTCCACAACGTTTCTCAGAAGAGCTCAGATCACTTGTCAGGCCCAGAAGTGTTATAACTACTTTCCCTGACATGATTTATCAGTATTATTATACATCTCACATCCATTTGGTTTCTGTTCCACATCTTGGGATTTGGGCAAGGGTTTTTctccacttgaaaaaaaacattgattGTATCATAAAGTCTGCACAGTGCCTGGATATTAGACCTGTGTACTGATGAGAAAGAAGGAGTCACAGTGACAAGTCTTCATGTATTCAAAGAAAGGCAGTGATGCATTGTATTATTGgggaaaattattattattggtaGAAAGTTAGGAATTTGTTATAGAACCGAATCTGCCATTGAAAATGATAAATGGGACATATGGAATTTATATAGCACATATCATATATAAAGCCAACAGGAAATGTTAAGAGAATCCTTTTTctgaacatttctttctttaaggGTTGGTGTGGAGGTAACCTTACTGTAAGAATGCTTaagtttatttgaaaaattttgCTCCTATAGGAAAACAATGTAtgctctctctttccccccagAAATGCAGTGGTGGGTGAGTTTATGATTTGTTCATAGCTGCTCATGTAATAATCAATTTAAGAAACTGCAAATtagacagcatttttttcctcttcttatttcagaaaaggcttattttaaaaatctgtgcatGTTTACATTTTCTCAGCTCCAGTAAAAGTATAATTCTACTGCTTGTAAGGGTGACTGTTTGGCAAAAGCACTTGTCAAGagtttcccttccctcctgccacAGATGCTGCTCAGATTGCTTTGTACACTGATCACCTCCCTGTGTCACATTGAGAATCAATGTTATTTGACTTGGTATTAATGAAACCATCTTTATGAAGAAGGATGTGCATAATTTGGAACATTAATATGCTGGCAGACGATGTTCTCTTCCTGCTCTTTTCTCCATTAGACTATCCCCAGGAGTCATATCTGGGTTTAGTTAATGCAGCTAAGGATTGTACTGTTCTTTTGAAAGTCTCTTGCTACAAGGttagagagagaaagaaaactcagtGATGAAAAATATACATGAGAGAGGGATAATATACCATTGTTTTCAAATAACCTAATAGGCCTTAACATGCAAAGCAAACTGGCTCAGTTTACTAAAAAGTTTGTTTTGAATTGTGGTGTATatctcaaaaatgtttttgtgcTTTGCAGTCCATTCAGTCGTCAGATGAATTCAGGCAGAACTGCAGTAAAAGGTAAAATAACCCACCTGAGCACTCTGAAGCTGAGGTGTTCTCTTGCTGTATCTTCACAttaaagaaaaggtgaaaataGGAAAATGTGTTTCCATGCACCAGTGATGCTGTTGTAGAAGTGAAGGTGACATTTTGTTCTGTTGCAGCTGGACTTCTGTGAGCTGGAGTCAACTGGAAGATGAAAAGTGGGCCCAAAAGACCAGGTTTAGAAAGTAAATATGTTCTTCAATCAATAAAGCTCATTTGACTAGTGCTGTGTTTCACTAAAAGAGGTATTCACTAAAAGAGGTTTCACTAAAAGAGTTAAAGTACATGCACTGCATCATTCAAATAGAAACTGCCCAGGTTTGAAGCACAAAAACTGA
This region includes:
- the NMUR2 gene encoding neuromedin-U receptor 2, with the protein product MAWISNISWFNHFALHEEHFRRYLNSTEDYLAFLCGPRRSHLFLPMALVYTLIFIVGVVGNFLVCLVILKHRNMKTPTNYYLFSLAVSDLLVLLFGMPLEVYEMWSNYPFLFGSVGCYFKTALFETVCFASILSVTTVSVERYIAILHPFRAKLESTRKRALRTILVLWVLSVLFALPNTGTHGIMLQYFPNGTLVPGSATCTVVMPMWIYNCIVQITSFLFYVMPMGVISVLYYLMGLRLKGNKSLEVEEMAVNVQRTSRKSVTKMLFVLVIVFAVCWAPFHIDRLFFSFVVEWTEPLANTFNLIHVVSGVFFYLSSAVNPIIYNLLSQRFRMAFLSVISPCCKHCTPNHPTSRIPAQQSIFVVEDHNLMDSAEDTSLPGTHRTSISSSQLSTGV